A region of the Amycolatopsis sp. cg13 genome:
TTCGGGCGTGCACAACGCGGCAGCCATCGTGAGATAGCCGCCGGTGAGCGCCTTGCCGACGCACAGCACATCGGGCGTCACGCCAGCGTGCTCGGCCGCGAAAAGCCTTCCAGTACGGCCGAATCCGGTCGCGATCTCGTCGAACACCAGCAGCACGTCGTGCTCACGAGTCAGCTCGCGCAGCGCTCGCAGGTAATCGGGATGGTGAAACCGCATGCCGCCCGCGCCCTGCACCACCGGTTCCACGATCACCGCGGCCAGTTCGTCCGCGTGCTGCTCGATCGCCTTCGCCAGTTCGTCCACATAGGACTGATCCACCGCAGTGTCGAAACCGGACGGCGGCGACGGCACGAAAACCTGTTCCGGCAGCACTCCGCGCCACAGCGAATGCATGCCGCCGTCCGGATCGCAGACGCTCATCGGCGTGAACGTGTCGCCGTGATAGCCGCCGCGCCAGGTCAGCAGCCGGTGTTTGCCGGGCAGCCCGCGAGAACGCTGGTACTGCAGGCACATTTTCACCGCGACCTCGACCGAAACCGAGCCCGAATCGCACAGGAACACGTGCTCGAGCCCGTCCGGAGTCATCTCGACCAACGTCTTCGCGAGCGTGATCGCCGGTTCGTGCGTGAGCCCGCCGAACATCACGTGGCTCATCCGCCCGGCCTGCTCCGCCAGCGCCGCGTCGAGCACCGGGTTCCGGTAGCCGTGCACCGCCGCCCACCAGGACGACATGCCGTCGACCAGTTCCCGTCCGTCGGCGAGCTTCAGCCGGACCCCGCTCGCCGCTTCCACGAGGAGAGGCGGCACGCGGCCCGGCATCGGCGCGTAGGGATGCCACACGTGCGCGGCGTCGAGGGCGAGGAGATCGGCAGCACTGGGTTCCACCCGCCGACCCTAACCGGGCAGCGGGCGGAACCGCAGTGACAGCCGCTACGCCCCGTTCAGCCGCACCGGCAGCGCCAGCACGCCGTGCACCAGCGAACTCGGCCGGTACACGATCCTTTCGACCGGCACGGCCAGGCTCAGCTCCGGGAACCGCGCCAGCAGCGAGCCCAGCGCGATCTGCGCCTCCAGCCGAGCCAGCGGCGCGCCGACGCAGTAGTGGATGCCGTGCCCGAACGCGAGGTGCCCGCCGGGCGGGCGGGTGACGTCGAGCGTGTCCGGGTCGGGGAACTTCTCCGGGTCGCGGTTGGCCGCCAACAGCGAAATCTGCAGGAACTCGTCGGTCGGGACGGTGACGCCGCCCGCCTCGATCTCCTCGACTGTGAAGCGCAGGGTCGCGAAGTTGATCGGCCCGTCGAACCGGAGGAATTCCTCGACCGCACCCGGCAGCAAGCTCGGGTCGGCACGCAGTTTCTCCGCCTGTTCGGGCGCGCGCAGCAACGCGAACGTGGCGTTGGCGATCAGGTTGACCGTCGTCTCGTGCCCGGCGACCAGCAACAGGAACGCCATCGAGACCAGTTCGTCCTCGTCGAGCGAATCGCCTTCGTCGCTGGCGTGCACGAGGTCCGACAACAGGTCTTCGGCCGGTTCGGCGCGCTTGCTCTCGATCAGCTGCTGCAGGTATTCCTGCATCTCCCGCGCCGCCACGGCCTGGGACTCCGGGTCCACGGAGAACGACAGCAGCGTGTGCGACCAGGCGGTGAACTCGCCGCGGTCCTCGACGCGCACGCCGAGCAGCTCGCAGATGACGGTGATCGGCAACGGCTCGGCGAACGCCTGCACCAGGTCGACCTGCTCGTGCTGGGCCATCTCGTCCAGCAGCGAATCGGCGATCTCCTGGATCCGCGGCCGCAGCCGCGCCACGGTGCGAGAGGTGAACGCCTTGTTCACCAGCTTGCGCAGCCGGGTGTGGACCGGCGGGTCGCTGTTGAGCATGTGCCGGGTGAGCAGGTTGCCGAAGTCCGGCGCGTCGATCTCTTGGCCGACCTTCGCCGCGTACACCCGCTGCACCTCGGCGCTGTCCTTGCTGACGCGCGGATCGTTGAGCAGCTCGCGCGCCTGCTCGTATCCGCTGACCAGGTAGGACGGGATGCCGCGCCGGGCGGTCATCGGGCACACCGCGCCGGATTCGCGCCGCCGCGCCAGCCATTCGTGCGGGTTTTGCCAGAATTCCTCGTCCGCCAAAGGAAGTTCCTCGGCGTGTTCGTCGACACTCACTGCTGGGACCCCCAGTGCAGTTCGGTCAGCGTTCGGCCAATGCCGCCTCGACGCGCTCGACCACTTGTTTCCAATATGCCCGCTGTTCGGCCTTCTCCGCCACGTCCGCGAGCTGCTCCTGGCGGATCTTCAGCGTGCTGCGCTTGCCGAGGTCCGCGACTTCGAGCTCCAGCAAGGAATCGTGGTCCCAGTCCGTCGGACGCCAGGTGAGCCGCAACAGGTCCTCGGAATAGCTGCGGATCTCGCCGGTGGTGCCGTGTTCGGTCTCGTATCCGGCCCCGCGTTCGCGCGGCAGCTCGACGCCAGGGCCGAGCCAGATCTCCACTCCGTCCCCCACCAAGAACTCCCATACCCGGCTGCCCGGGTACGGCATCGTGCGGGAAACGGCTGTCTCCCAACCACTCCGCCCGGTCTTGCCCTCCTCGTTGGCCATGCCGCCATCATGGCATCGAGGACCGACGGAAACCGGTGCGGGATCATGCGATCGTGCGCTACCGCCCCATCTCCCCCGACGCCCTCGCCGCCGAACTGACCGAGCGCGTCGACGCGCTCACCCACCGCAGACGAATCGCGGTCGCGATCGACGGAGCGGCCGGAACGGGCCCGCTCGCCGAGGCGCTGACCGACCCGCTGAAGCTGCTCGGCCGGGCCGCGCTGCGCGTGCCGGCCACGGGATTTTTGCGACCGGCGTCACTCCGTTTCGAGCACGGGAAACAAGATCCGGACGCCCGGTATACCGATTGGCTCGATGTGGGCGGTCTGCGCCGGGAAGTCCTGGACCCGCTGGCCGACGACGGCAGCGGCGAAGTGCTGCCCGCGCTGTGGGACGCCGAACGCGACCGCGCGACCAGGCTGCCGCGCGTCCCGGTCCCCGACCGCGGCGTCGTAGTGGTCGATGGAGAGTTCTTGCTGGGCGCGGGATTGGCGTTCGATTTCGTGGTGCATTTGTGGCTTTCGCCGGGTGCCCTGCGCCGTCGCGTATCCGAAGAATGGGCGCTGCCCGCTTACGAACGCTACGAGAACGAAGTCGACCCGAGCGCCCTCGCGGACGTCGTGGTCCGCGTGGACGACCCGCGCCACCCCGCGATTTACGAACCCTGATCCCGGGTCAGCGGACCGCCGTCACCGGATCGCCGTCCAGGAGCGTCGAGAGGCGCTTCGCCATCGTGTCCCAGCGCCAGTTCTCAGCGACCCACGAACGGCCCGCCTCGCCCATCCTGCGGGCGCGCACCGGGTCGGACAGCAGCGCCACCAGAGTCTCCGCGAGCTGTCCCGGGTCTCGGCCGTCGACCACGTGGCCGGTCACCTCGTCCAGCACCGCCTCCGGCGCCCCGCCGGACGTGCCCGCGACCACCGGCAGCCCGGTCGCGGACGCCTCCAGGTAGACGATGCCGAGCCCTTCCACGTCGAGCCCCTTGCCGCGCGTGCGGGCAGGCATCGCGAAGACGTCGCCCGCGTTGTAGTGCGCGGGCAGTTCCTCCCACGGCACCGAGCCAGTGAAGACCACGTCGTCGGTGACATTGAGCGCCTCGGCCAGCTGGGTAAGCCGCTTGCGGTACGGACCGCCGCCAACGAGCAGCAACGCCGCGCCGGGCACGCGCTCGCGGATCGCGGGCAGCGCGGAGATCAGCATGTCCTGCCCCTTGCGCGGAACCAGCCGCGAAACGCACACGATCGTCGGCCGATCGCCAAGACCGTGCCGGGCGCGGATCTCTTCACGGCCAGCCGGATCCGGCGCGAAAACCGTGGTGTCGACGCCGCTCGGCAGCATTTCCAGCCCAGCGTGCCGACCAAATGCGGCGGCGAACCGATTGCGGGTGTACTTGCTGACGTACGTGACCACGTCGACCGTCTCGCCGATCCGCCGCAACGCCTGCCGCGAGCCCGGAAGCATCGACCAGCCGACTTCGTGCCCGTGCGTGGAAGCGACGATCCTGCGCGCGCCCGCCTGCCGCAGCGGGTGGCCAAGCAGCGCGAGCGGGGCGGCCGCGCCGAACCAGACGGCCTCACAGCCGCGAGCGCGCATGATCTGCTTCGCGCGACGCAGGACGTCCGGCGTGGGCAGCATCAGCGACGTCGGATGCCGCACGACTTCGAACGGAGCGGCCGCGTCGAACTCGACGTGCGAACCGCTGCTGCGCTCCCAGGACGGCGCGTAGACGACGAGGTCGTCCGCGGGCAGCCGGGTGGCCAGCGAATTGAGGTAATTCTGGATGCCCCCGGGGCGCGGCGGGAAGTCGTTCGTCACGAGCAGGGTCCTCAGCACCCCCGCAGGCTACCGACGGGCGGTTTCGCGGGAGCGGGCCGGTGAAGCGAGAACGCCTTGCCGGGTACTTGCCCACCGGCGAACAATGCGGTGGTTACCGGTCGGAGACTCGGTCACCGCGACGATGGAGTGCGCCGCGTAGCGCGCTCGTGATCCCGCGTTGCAACCTCCGCAAGATCTTGATCGTCTCCTCGTCCGAAAAGCCGGTCGTGACCGACCAGTCGATGCCGGACCCGAACACGTCGCTGGCGAACACGATTTCGGCGGACACCAGCAGCCGTCGC
Encoded here:
- a CDS encoding uridine kinase codes for the protein MRYRPISPDALAAELTERVDALTHRRRIAVAIDGAAGTGPLAEALTDPLKLLGRAALRVPATGFLRPASLRFEHGKQDPDARYTDWLDVGGLRREVLDPLADDGSGEVLPALWDAERDRATRLPRVPVPDRGVVVVDGEFLLGAGLAFDFVVHLWLSPGALRRRVSEEWALPAYERYENEVDPSALADVVVRVDDPRHPAIYEP
- a CDS encoding glycosyltransferase family 4 protein is translated as MLRTLLVTNDFPPRPGGIQNYLNSLATRLPADDLVVYAPSWERSSGSHVEFDAAAPFEVVRHPTSLMLPTPDVLRRAKQIMRARGCEAVWFGAAAPLALLGHPLRQAGARRIVASTHGHEVGWSMLPGSRQALRRIGETVDVVTYVSKYTRNRFAAAFGRHAGLEMLPSGVDTTVFAPDPAGREEIRARHGLGDRPTIVCVSRLVPRKGQDMLISALPAIRERVPGAALLLVGGGPYRKRLTQLAEALNVTDDVVFTGSVPWEELPAHYNAGDVFAMPARTRGKGLDVEGLGIVYLEASATGLPVVAGTSGGAPEAVLDEVTGHVVDGRDPGQLAETLVALLSDPVRARRMGEAGRSWVAENWRWDTMAKRLSTLLDGDPVTAVR
- a CDS encoding cytochrome P450 is translated as MSVDEHAEELPLADEEFWQNPHEWLARRRESGAVCPMTARRGIPSYLVSGYEQARELLNDPRVSKDSAEVQRVYAAKVGQEIDAPDFGNLLTRHMLNSDPPVHTRLRKLVNKAFTSRTVARLRPRIQEIADSLLDEMAQHEQVDLVQAFAEPLPITVICELLGVRVEDRGEFTAWSHTLLSFSVDPESQAVAAREMQEYLQQLIESKRAEPAEDLLSDLVHASDEGDSLDEDELVSMAFLLLVAGHETTVNLIANATFALLRAPEQAEKLRADPSLLPGAVEEFLRFDGPINFATLRFTVEEIEAGGVTVPTDEFLQISLLAANRDPEKFPDPDTLDVTRPPGGHLAFGHGIHYCVGAPLARLEAQIALGSLLARFPELSLAVPVERIVYRPSSLVHGVLALPVRLNGA
- a CDS encoding SRPBCC domain-containing protein; this encodes MANEEGKTGRSGWETAVSRTMPYPGSRVWEFLVGDGVEIWLGPGVELPRERGAGYETEHGTTGEIRSYSEDLLRLTWRPTDWDHDSLLELEVADLGKRSTLKIRQEQLADVAEKAEQRAYWKQVVERVEAALAER
- a CDS encoding adenosylmethionine--8-amino-7-oxononanoate transaminase — protein: MEPSAADLLALDAAHVWHPYAPMPGRVPPLLVEAASGVRLKLADGRELVDGMSSWWAAVHGYRNPVLDAALAEQAGRMSHVMFGGLTHEPAITLAKTLVEMTPDGLEHVFLCDSGSVSVEVAVKMCLQYQRSRGLPGKHRLLTWRGGYHGDTFTPMSVCDPDGGMHSLWRGVLPEQVFVPSPPSGFDTAVDQSYVDELAKAIEQHADELAAVIVEPVVQGAGGMRFHHPDYLRALRELTREHDVLLVFDEIATGFGRTGRLFAAEHAGVTPDVLCVGKALTGGYLTMAAALCTPEIADGITRGELPVLAHGPTFMGNPLASAVANASLGLLAEGQWQSDVARIETALRQGLEPARELPHVVDVRVLGAIGVLQLDHEVDMGVATEVVTAEGAWLRPFRDLIYAMPPYISTEADLAVVTSAMHAAAAKA